The Kitasatospora paranensis genome has a window encoding:
- a CDS encoding MFS transporter — protein MNPRNPTPALSALALGYFSLGTTSLAVVGLNAPIGKSLHVAPASVGLLVTVFALTFAVAAPTAPALLRTMDRKKVLLLGLALLTVGGALSALAQGYGTMVATRVLGALGAAVFGPASSAAGAAIVAPERRHRALATVFGGMTAASVLGVPLASFLGSTLSWRPALLGVAVLSAVALVLVAVLVPDIPAGEPPTAQAYRAALRTPGALPTVATTLLFMAAQFTVYAVAGAYLAARFGASAGMVSGTLMAFGIIGVLGNGLAPRISERLGGTRTITVSLTGLGVALAALVVTPRAAVAGLLIFAVWAFFSQMYQAPQQARLIAILPSHPGLILALNAAALYLGMSLGSLLGSTFLAPVGATWLPGVALLLLFAAGGTQLLSGRATKTPEPAPAARPVPAPSNS, from the coding sequence GTGAATCCTCGAAACCCCACCCCCGCCCTGTCCGCCCTCGCCCTCGGCTACTTCAGCCTGGGCACCACCTCGCTCGCCGTCGTCGGCCTCAACGCGCCGATCGGCAAGAGCCTGCACGTCGCCCCGGCCAGCGTCGGCCTGCTGGTCACCGTGTTCGCGCTCACCTTCGCGGTGGCCGCGCCCACCGCGCCGGCGCTGCTGCGCACCATGGACCGCAAGAAGGTCCTGCTGCTGGGACTCGCCCTGCTGACCGTCGGCGGTGCGCTCAGCGCCCTCGCCCAGGGCTACGGCACCATGGTGGCGACCCGGGTGCTCGGCGCCCTCGGCGCCGCGGTCTTCGGACCCGCCTCCTCGGCCGCCGGTGCGGCGATCGTCGCGCCGGAGCGACGGCACCGCGCCCTGGCCACCGTGTTCGGCGGCATGACCGCCGCGTCGGTGCTCGGCGTCCCGCTGGCGTCGTTCCTGGGCTCCACGCTCAGCTGGCGGCCCGCCCTGCTGGGCGTCGCCGTGCTGTCCGCGGTCGCCCTGGTGCTGGTCGCGGTGCTGGTGCCGGACATCCCGGCCGGCGAACCGCCCACCGCCCAGGCGTACCGGGCCGCGCTGCGGACCCCGGGCGCGCTGCCGACGGTGGCGACCACCCTGCTGTTCATGGCTGCCCAGTTCACCGTGTACGCGGTGGCGGGTGCCTACCTGGCCGCCCGGTTCGGCGCCTCGGCGGGCATGGTGTCGGGCACCCTGATGGCGTTCGGCATCATCGGCGTGCTCGGCAACGGGCTGGCTCCCCGGATCAGCGAGCGGCTCGGCGGCACCCGGACGATCACCGTCTCGCTGACCGGTCTCGGCGTGGCGCTGGCGGCGCTGGTCGTCACGCCGAGGGCGGCGGTCGCCGGTCTGCTGATCTTCGCGGTCTGGGCCTTCTTCAGCCAGATGTACCAGGCGCCGCAGCAGGCCCGGCTGATCGCCATCCTGCCGTCCCACCCGGGGCTGATCCTGGCCCTCAACGCGGCCGCGCTCTACCTGGGCATGAGCCTGGGCAGCCTGCTCGGCTCGACGTTCCTGGCGCCGGTGGGCGCCACCTGGCTGCCGGGCGTGGCCCTGCTGCTCCTGTTCGCGGCCGGCGGCACCCAGCTGCTGTCCGGGCGCGCCACCAAGACCCCGGAGCCGGCTCCCGCCGCGCGTCCGGTCCCCGCACCGTCCAACTCCTGA
- a CDS encoding low temperature requirement protein A codes for MFHHHHGPSADGIRTRATWAELFYDIVLAFGVSQTTHILARSPSWATFGEALLVLTPLWWAWVDVALAVNMVEETHVERLLLLAAGLATYGMGVAAPHALTGHAEAALFAGSYLLLRLLMGEATRRDRPFARTIHPYAAGVAFALALTAGAFMSPPARAAVWAAAILSEAVLPALSSRRLHGMTYSAAHLPERFGLFIIIALGENLLTVGSGASARALTGALIATLVLSFVIGGALWWLYFHLAAPAVEHSMRTHHTPGTVVRDVLSYGHLLLVTGLLLVAVGTARTVARPTGISHDLSTVLLPVGAAIFALTFGYTRWRMFGAASATRVGAGLCLLGLAAGAPFLPAIATLGATAVLLVAVNGLEHWLVATGRSVPLLFQRSAQRPRPSADRLSG; via the coding sequence ATGTTCCACCACCACCACGGCCCGTCGGCCGACGGGATCCGCACCCGGGCCACCTGGGCCGAGCTGTTCTACGACATCGTGCTCGCGTTCGGGGTCAGCCAGACCACGCACATCCTGGCGCGCTCCCCCAGCTGGGCGACGTTCGGCGAGGCGCTCCTGGTGCTCACCCCGCTCTGGTGGGCCTGGGTGGATGTCGCCCTCGCCGTCAACATGGTCGAGGAGACCCATGTCGAGCGCCTGCTGCTGCTCGCCGCGGGCCTGGCCACGTACGGGATGGGGGTGGCCGCCCCGCACGCGCTGACCGGCCACGCCGAGGCCGCGCTGTTCGCCGGCTCCTACCTGCTGCTGCGGCTGCTGATGGGCGAGGCGACCCGCCGCGACCGGCCGTTCGCCCGGACGATCCACCCGTACGCGGCGGGCGTCGCGTTCGCCCTCGCGCTGACCGCCGGGGCCTTCATGAGCCCGCCGGCCCGGGCCGCGGTGTGGGCCGCCGCGATCCTCTCCGAGGCGGTGCTCCCGGCGCTGTCCAGCCGGCGGCTGCACGGCATGACCTACAGCGCCGCCCATCTGCCCGAGCGGTTCGGCCTGTTCATCATCATCGCGCTCGGGGAGAACCTCCTGACCGTCGGCTCGGGGGCGTCCGCGCGGGCGCTCACCGGCGCCCTGATCGCCACGCTGGTGCTCAGCTTCGTGATCGGCGGCGCGCTGTGGTGGCTGTACTTCCACCTCGCCGCACCGGCCGTCGAGCACTCGATGCGCACCCACCACACCCCCGGCACGGTCGTCCGCGACGTGCTCAGCTACGGCCACCTGCTGCTCGTCACCGGCCTGCTGCTGGTCGCCGTGGGCACCGCCCGGACGGTCGCCCGGCCGACCGGGATCTCGCACGACCTGTCCACCGTCCTGCTGCCGGTCGGCGCCGCGATCTTCGCACTGACCTTCGGCTACACCCGCTGGCGGATGTTCGGCGCCGCCTCGGCGACCCGGGTCGGCGCCGGCCTGTGCCTGCTCGGACTGGCGGCCGGCGCGCCGTTCCTGCCCGCCATCGCCACCCTGGGCGCGACCGCCGTCCTGCTGGTCGCCGTCAACGGCCTGGAGCACTGGCTGGTGGCCACCGGGCGCAGCGTCCCGCTGCTGTTCCAGCGCTCCGCGCAGCGGCCCCGGCCCTCCGCGGACCGCCTCTCCGGGTAA
- a CDS encoding nuclear transport factor 2 family protein: MDTRDVVDRYYELANAGDWDPWCDLFSSGTVMDEQLAGHVEGRETLRDMMRGFPDMYAEFANKPVHVVIDGEQAAVVSHITGRTNSGIEIEAEVCNYFRIVGGEIVYMANFHDSAPFAPVLGK; encoded by the coding sequence ATGGACACCAGGGACGTCGTGGACCGGTACTACGAGCTGGCCAACGCCGGCGACTGGGACCCGTGGTGCGACCTGTTCTCGTCCGGCACCGTGATGGACGAGCAGCTGGCCGGCCACGTCGAGGGCCGGGAGACCCTGCGCGACATGATGCGCGGATTCCCGGACATGTACGCGGAGTTCGCCAACAAGCCGGTGCACGTCGTCATCGACGGCGAGCAGGCCGCGGTGGTCTCGCACATCACCGGCCGGACCAACAGCGGCATCGAGATCGAGGCGGAGGTGTGCAACTACTTCCGGATCGTGGGCGGCGAGATCGTCTACATGGCGAACTTCCACGACAGCGCACCGTTCGCCCCGGTGCTCGGGAAGTGA
- a CDS encoding ester cyclase family protein, with product MTDRQDALDLYHRFLDALNRNDPQGVAEVVDPAFVDHHPGFDISSLATYQQAIKEVHESLDLRGELEEAFTAGDRVVTRVRLTGTHRGEVLGIPATGRPVAWTTTEIWRAEDGRLVERWAQDDLLGLKEQLARGAENVAVVQQVSDAVNAHRYDDLDALFGPTFRDNNPAWSVASLAELKGIIVAAHEALDFHAHLDALYPADPDKVIMHITFTGRHVGPFFGIEPTGREVSWTSLEVYRLEDGKVVERWVQADTAGLMRQIGVELP from the coding sequence ATGACAGACCGGCAGGACGCCCTCGACCTGTACCACCGCTTCCTCGACGCGCTGAATCGCAACGACCCGCAGGGCGTCGCCGAGGTGGTCGACCCGGCGTTCGTCGACCACCACCCCGGCTTCGACATCAGCAGCCTGGCGACCTACCAGCAGGCGATCAAGGAGGTCCACGAGTCGCTCGACCTGCGCGGCGAGCTGGAGGAGGCGTTCACCGCCGGGGACCGGGTCGTCACCCGGGTGCGGCTCACCGGCACCCACCGCGGCGAGGTGCTCGGCATCCCCGCCACCGGACGCCCGGTCGCCTGGACCACCACCGAGATCTGGCGCGCCGAGGACGGCCGGCTGGTCGAGCGCTGGGCCCAGGACGACCTGCTCGGCCTCAAGGAGCAGCTCGCCCGCGGCGCCGAGAACGTCGCCGTGGTGCAGCAGGTCAGCGACGCCGTCAACGCGCACCGCTACGACGACCTGGACGCCCTGTTCGGCCCCACCTTCCGGGACAACAACCCGGCCTGGAGCGTGGCGAGCCTCGCCGAGCTCAAGGGCATCATCGTGGCCGCGCACGAGGCGCTGGACTTCCACGCCCACCTGGACGCGCTGTACCCCGCCGACCCGGACAAGGTGATCATGCACATCACCTTCACCGGCCGGCACGTCGGCCCGTTCTTCGGCATCGAGCCGACCGGACGCGAGGTCAGCTGGACCAGCCTGGAGGTCTACCGGCTGGAGGACGGCAAGGTCGTCGAGCGCTGGGTGCAGGCCGACACGGCCGGCCTGATGCGCCAGATCGGCGTCGAGCTCCCGTAG